The following nucleotide sequence is from Gemmatimonadota bacterium.
TCGAGACGCGACTTTATTAAAGGGATTATTGCTACCGGCGCGTCTATTTCTGCGATGGGATATGTGTTTGGAGGCTGCGCGGGCGACATGGGTAGCGCACCGGGTGCAGTTGAGCGGCTCATTTCTCTCAATGTAAATGGTCGCGTGCGTCGCGTTGATGTTTTGCCGCAGGAAACACTGGCGATGACGTTGCGGTACAAGCTGGGGCTTACGGGCACAAAGCTGGGGTGCGACCGGGGTGAATGCGGTGCGTGTACGGTGCTGGTCGATGATGTGGCGATGTATTCTTGTTCGACTTTGACCCACCGTGTTCGAGGCCGTTCGGTTGTGACCGTTGAGGGCCTTGAAGGCGAAGATGGCGACTTACATCCGGTTCAGCGAGCATTTATCGAAGAGCTGGGACCCCAGTGCGGATTTTGCACGCCGGGCCA
It contains:
- a CDS encoding (2Fe-2S)-binding protein, whose protein sequence is MNTDFSHEVVLSDDAAMGRAGMSRRDFIKGIIATGASISAMGYVFGGCAGDMGSAPGAVERLISLNVNGRVRRVDVLPQETLAMTLRYKLGLTGTKLGCDRGECGACTVLVDDVAMYSCSTLTHRVRGRSVVTVEGLEGEDGDLHPVQRAFIEELGPQCGFCTPGQVMSAVALLKINPSPTREDARVAMSGNLCRCGAYDNYLNSVMRAAKEAS